ATTAAAGGGTATTTTTCTCTGTCAGGAAGCAATGCATTGTGCTCTTTCTGTCTAAAAGGGTAGAATCCTGCATACGGGTGTGTTACGCCCCACAGTGTTAATGTGGGTATTGCATACATTGCAGCTAAATGGGCATTACCACTGTCCATGGCTACCATGATGTCTAGCTGTGAAATTACGGCAAGTTCTTCGTCTAATGTAATTAGGCCCGCCATATTGAGCGTATTGCTATAGTTATTTTCCCATTTAGAAAGTATTTCTTTCTCTTTAACGCCGCCGCCAAAAAGAAGAATTTTATACCTGTTAGCATTATTTAGTTCTGATACCACTTTCTCCATATACGCTAGGGGATACATTTTCCCAGAAAAAGCAGCAAAGGGTGCTATTCCAATCCAGGTCTTTGTTCCTGCACTAACAAGTTTTTGTGTTTTTTCATTAATAGCTTCTTTTTTTAGAAGTTTAGATTCTTTTAAATCTAAAGGGAAACCTAATTTATCAAATACATCTGCATAACGTTGCTGAGTAGTCTTAAGCGCTATAAATTTTTTGTTCTTTTTTGCAATTAAAGCCTTTTTTTCGGCTCTTCCTTTATCAATTTGAATAAAAGGAATTTTACTGGTTTTAAAATATTGCTTAAGAATATTACTTCTTAGTACATTATGCAAATCTGCAACGGCATCTATCTGCAATGCTTTTAATTCTTTACTTAGGCGGTATAATCCAATCATGCCTTTATGTCTTCCTTTTATATCTGCTTCAATTATGGAAACATTCTGTAATT
This genomic stretch from Cellulophaga algicola DSM 14237 harbors:
- a CDS encoding glycosyltransferase family 9 protein, whose amino-acid sequence is MNPINHILVIRLSAMGDVAMTVPVLLAFQEQYPEVKISLLTKAFFKPMFSQLQNVSIIEADIKGRHKGMIGLYRLSKELKALQIDAVADLHNVLRSNILKQYFKTSKIPFIQIDKGRAEKKALIAKKNKKFIALKTTQQRYADVFDKLGFPLDLKESKLLKKEAINEKTQKLVSAGTKTWIGIAPFAAFSGKMYPLAYMEKVVSELNNANRYKILLFGGGVKEKEILSKWENNYSNTLNMAGLITLDEELAVISQLDIMVAMDSGNAHLAAMYAIPTLTLWGVTHPYAGFYPFRQKEHNALLPDREKYPLIPTSIYGNKVPIGYGKVMETIKPEMVLKKIEEILH